CTGACCGAATAATCGTGAGGCCTTTGCCATATGAAGTGATTTTCTTGTCCCAATCACCCTTGAACTTTGGCAGAGGCGCTTTCTTTTTGAATCTCTTCACAAGTAATTCAAAGGTTGCCGGTGCTTCATCCACGAGCTCAAACCCATTTCTCAAGAACAGCTCCTTGCCTGCCATCCATGTCCCCTTGCTGGTGACCACGGCTACACCATGCATTTTTTCTTTTCTGGCGTCTTTTATGCATTCTTTCAGCAAAAGCGACCCGCAACTCTTTCCTTTATATTTCTTGGGGTATATCATTATGCAGTGAATTAACATGTATCCAGTCGCTTCAACTGCCCTCCAAGCATACTCGCCCGGAGTATATTCAATAAAGCCAACACCCTCCCCATCGTATGAACGCAAAATCTTGAATCCCATCCCTTCAGAGAAACGCTTCCTTAACCAGTCTGCCTTCCGCTTGTACCCCTCGTGCTCAATGTTCTTGTAACCACACATACTGTACTCACAGATATTGTCTGCGTTACCATTGATTATCTCTATCTCAGCCATCACATCAACCCCGGCTTCTTGTTCTGTGCTGCCCACTTGATAGTCTGCCTGATCCTCTTTTCCCGTGTTTCTTTCCTCTTTGCGTCTGTTATCCATCCGATGTATTGTCTCTTGTAGCTGGGCGCAAAGTCACTGAAGTTCTTCCAAGCTTTTTTGTTGCTCGCTAGTGCCTTCCTTACGTCAGGAGGAACAACGAGCCTCTTCT
This genomic interval from candidate division TA06 bacterium contains the following:
- a CDS encoding GNAT family N-acetyltransferase; its protein translation is MDNRRKEERNTGKEDQADYQVGSTEQEAGVDVMAEIEIINGNADNICEYSMCGYKNIEHEGYKRKADWLRKRFSEGMGFKILRSYDGEGVGFIEYTPGEYAWRAVEATGYMLIHCIMIYPKKYKGKSCGSLLLKECIKDARKEKMHGVAVVTSKGTWMAGKELFLRNGFELVDEAPATFELLVKRFKKKAPLPKFKGDWDKKITSYGKGLTIIRSDQCPYIAKFVREIVETAREKYGLDPQMVELTNCKEAQNAPSPYATSGMIYNGRLVADHPISNRRFINIMEKETKKHVV